The following are from one region of the Salvia splendens isolate huo1 chromosome 2, SspV2, whole genome shotgun sequence genome:
- the LOC121766159 gene encoding 50S ribosomal protein L31, chloroplastic-like, with product MALSLSNPFLHKNLSPPPLSLNAKVKAAVGSNQMRLSCRKGDIHPEFHEDAKVYCNGELVMTTGGTKKEYVVDVWSGNHPFYLGSRSQLLVDADQVEKFRKKYSGLDSIMEIPVLKGEIVLPPKRKSKPKKK from the exons ATGGCGCTCTCCCTCTCCAaccccttcctccacaaaaaccTCTCCCCTCCCCCACTCTCCCTCAACGCCAAG GTAAAGGCAGCGGTGGGCAGCAATCAGATGCGATTGAGCTGCAGGAAGGGCGACATACACCCCGAATTCCACGAAGACGCCAAGGTTTACTGCAACGGAGAGCTGGTGATGACCACCGGCGGCACGAAGAAGGAGTACGTGGTGGATGTGTGGTCCGGCAACCACCCCTTCTACCTCGGCAGCCGCTCGCAGCTTCTCGTCGACGCTGATCAGGTTGAGAAATTCCGGAAGAAATACAGTGGTCTCGACTCGATTATGGAGATTCCTGTCCTCAAGGGAGAGATTGTGCTTCCTCCTAAGAGGAAGAGTAAGCCCAAAAAGAAGTAG
- the LOC121792746 gene encoding long chain base biosynthesis protein 1-like, whose translation MDTVFSSFETVVKSVTDWVALAFDTPYARSVVFGVPIKGHLLVEGLLLVVILFLMTQKSYKPPKRPLTKKEVDELCDEWVPEPLIPSISEEMKYEPPVLESAAGPHAVVNGVEVVNFTSANYLGLLGHDKLQESCTKALEKYGVGSCGPRGFYGTIDVHLDCEARIAKFLGTSDSILYSYGLSTMFSIIPAFCKKGDVVVVDEGVHWGIQNGLHLSRSTIIYFKHNDMKSLQSILESVTHENKRAKKVRRYIVVEAVYQNSGQIAPLDEIIKLKEQYRFRVILDESNSIGVLGSSGRGLTEHCKIPVEKIDIVSAAMGHALATEGGFCTGSARVIDHQRLSSSGYVFSASLPPYLASAAITAIDVLEENPNLITKLRENIASLHKGLSSLQGLEIVSDPKSPIVFLKLKNSTGFAKGDLQVLEDLANHLLKEHSVFVATSKRSTLDKCKLPAGIRLYVSAGHTKTDVDKACEALKQAAARVLAGQ comes from the exons ATGGATACAGTATTTTCCTCTTTCGAAACTGTTGTTAAGTCCGTCACAGATTGGGTTGCTTTGGCTTTTGATACCCCATATGCTCGATCAGTTGTCTTTGGAGTGCCAATAAAAG GTCATCTTCTTGTGGAAGGTCTTCTCTTAGTTGTAATTCTTTTTCTTATGACCCAAAAAAGTTACAAGCCTCCAAAAAGACCATTGACAAAGAAG GAAGTAGATGAGTTATGTGATGAATGGGTCCCAGAACCCTTAATTCCCTCTATTTCTGAAGAGATGAAGTATGAACCTCCAGTATTAGAAAG TGCTGCTGGACCACATGCTGTAGTTAATGGTGTTGAAGTCGTGAACTTCACATCAGCAAATTACCTTGGTCTTCTAGGGCATGATAAACTGCAA GAGTCATGTACCAAGGCATTGGAAAAATATGGTGTTGGTTCTTGTGGTCCTCGTGGATTTTATGGGACAATTG ATGTGCACCTTGATTGCGAGGCCAGAATAGCAAAATTTCTTGGAACTTCTGATTCGATACTTTATTCGTATGGACTTTCCACGATGTTTAGCATCATTCCAGCATTTTGTAAGAAGGGTGACGTCGTTGTTGT AGATGAGGGTGTCCACTGGGGAATTCAGAATGGCCTTCACCTCTCTAGAAGTACGATTATTTATTTCAAACACAATGATATGAAGTCCTTACAGAGTATTCTGGAAAGTGTTACCCATGAGAACAAAAGAGCTAAGAAGGTCAGACGGTATATCGTTGTAGAAGCTGTCTATCAG AATTCTGGTCAAATCGCTCCATTGGACGAAATAATCAAACTGAAGGAGCAATATCGATTCCGTGTTATACTAGATGAAAGCAATTCTATCGGAGTTCTTGGAAGTTCCGGTAGAGGTCTCACTGAACATTGCAAAATTCCA GTTGAGAAGATAGATATCGTCTCCGCTGCGATGGGACATGCATTGGCCACTGAAGGAGGGTTTTGCACTGGAAGTGCCAGAGTGATTGATCACCAG CGTCTCAGTAGCTCCGGCTACGTGTTCTCTGCTTCTTTGCCTCCTTATCTGGCGAGTGCTGCAATCACTGCCATTGATGTTCTTGAAGAAAATCCTAATCTTATCACCAAGTTGAGAGAGAACATAGCATCTCTCCATAAAG GTTTATCTAGTCTACAAGGCCTTGAGATAGTCAGTGATCCAAAATCGCCCATCGTTTTTCTGAAACTGAAGAACTCCACAGGATTCGCCAAGGGTGATCTTCAAGTGCTTGAAGATCTTGCCAATCAT CTATTGAAGGAACATAGCGTTTTCGTTGCAACTTCAAAAAGATCGACACTGGACAAATGCAAGCTGCCTGCTGGAATTAGGTTATATGTGTCTGCTGGTCATACAAAAACTGATGTGGACAAAGCATGTGAAGCATTGAAGCAAGCTGCAGCCCGTGTATTGGCAGGCCAATGA
- the LOC121779741 gene encoding putative late blight resistance protein homolog R1A-3 has translation MAYNLQPLITILEGILDPHQSRWIVDENNPQLQSLLDKATSLQHLLNNLLYPNRLTKVTRNLGYVMEQAEKLIMEMEDKMMPRELHSAMEQLKLVDKKMPSSSSSSSKGAVGIDEAQGSADRSAAEEAGDCPHRCLLRCITGNECDQHIDELKVMLHKSLYGRKYLIVLDDIWSTKFWDEIKMYFPDNNKGSCIVITTRESDVAKYADSLSLQHHKLVFGEEECPPELQEIGRKIAKDSDGLPLAISVIGGLLSKMERSEDVWRKTGDSKDFEIRGSRLILSWVAEGFVKSNGERSLEEEAEDWLKSLIHRNLFQVRKYKRDGKPKSYSMHDMLRDMCIRKSAEDKFMNGPNKFTFSNSRRMSFYTSDKLEDGNVSTESMSLTRSVIWIGHETQYRSSAFSAARLLRVLDLMYMHFSNFPTEIFELVNLPFLGVNCYSIPRGISRLWNLQTLIGYCTFDEPAELWKLSELRYLNVEGIEFSKDVEMNFSVLKRSQQLGMLEVLTIENCSFDEIRDEEKEATKGDEFESEWDIWDETCDEEWELADGDEFPSLQFLYLEDLRLVRWIADETNFPKLRHLL, from the exons ATGGCTTACAATCTTCAACCACTCATCACCATTCTTGAAGGAATTCTTGATCCTCACCAATCACGATGGATTGTTGATGAAAACAACCCTCAACTACAATCCCTTCTCGACAAAGCTACTTCTCTTCAGCACCTCCTTAATA ATTTACTTTATCCAAACCGTCTGACGAAAGTAACACGAAATCTTGGTTATGTTATGGAGCAAGCAGAGAAGCTCATCATGGAGATGGAGGATAAGATGATGCCGCGAGAGCTTCATTCTGCTATGGAACAACTGAAGCTCGTGGATAAGAAGATGCCATCTAGCAGTTCATCGAGTTCCAAGGGTGCTGTGGGAATTGATGAAGCTCAAGGATCGGCTGATCGGTCAGCAGCAGAAGAAGCTGGAGATTGTCCCCATCGTTG CCTTCTTCGATGCATAACTGGAAATGAATGTGATCAACATATTGATGAGTTAAAAGTTATGTTGCATAAGAGCTTGTATGGTAGAAAGTACTTGATTGTATTAGATGATATATGGAGCACCAAATTCTGGGATGAGATCAAGATGTACTTCCCAGATAACAACAAAGGGAGTTGCATTGTGATCACCACTAGGGAATCTGATGTGGCAAAATATGCAGACTCTTTGAGTCTGCAGCATCACAAACTTGTGTTTGGAGAAGAGGAGTGCCCTCCTGAATTACAAGAGATTGGTCGAAAGATCGCCAAGGATTCCGATGGGCTTCCTCTAGCCATCAGTGTGATTGGAGGGCTGCTATCTAAGATGGAAAGATCAGAAGATGTTTGGAGGAAAACTGGGGACAGT AAAGACTTCGAGATTAGAGGCTCCAGACTCATACTTTCGTGGGTTGCAGAAGGATTTGTAAAATCAAATGGGGAAAGAAGTTTGGAGGAAGAGGCCGAGGATTGGCTAAAGTCTCTAATACATAGAAATCTATTTCAAGTCAGAAAATACAAAAGGGATGGAAAACCAAAGAGTTACAGCATGCATGATATGTTGAGGGATATGTGCATCAGGAAATCTGCTGAAGACAAGTTTATGAATGGTCCCAACAAGTTCACATTCTCGAATTCACGCCGCATGAGTTTTTACACATCAGACAAATTGGAAGATGGAAATGTTTCAACAGAGTCAATGTCACTAACTCGATCTGTTATATGGATTGGTCATGAGACTCAGTATCGATCTAGTGCATTTTCCGCAGCAAGATTGCTAAGGGTGTTAGACTTAATGTATATGCATTTCTCTAATTTCCCAACAGAAATATTTGAACTTGTGAATCTACCCTTCTTAGGTGTCAACTGCTATAGTATACCAAGAGGAATATCAAGATTGTGGAATTTGCAAACCTTGATTGGTTATTGCACGTTCGATGAGCCAGCTGAGCTATGGAAGCTCTCTGAGTTAAGATATCTCAATGTGGAAGGAATTGAGTTCTCAAAAGATGTggaaatgaactttagtgttCTGaagaggagccaacaacttgggATG CTGGAAGTGCTCACGATAGAAAACTGCAGTTTTGATGAGATACGTGATGAAGAGAAAGAGGCAACAAAGGGAGATGAGTTTGAAAGCGAGTGGGACATATGGGATGAGACATGTGATGAAGAGTGGGAGTTAGCAGATGGAGATGAGTTCCCCTCACTGCAGTTTCTATATCTTGAAGATTTAAGGCTCGTGCGTTGGATAGCCGATGAGACCAACTTCCCTAAACTCCGCCACCTCCTTTAA